tagtaatagcaattttcaggatgaaccggttgatcatttgcctaatgaacatagttaccatcaggaggagcagatggtagattatgatagggttcatgatatggtagctgatgcatttgtagctcatgatgaagttgaagaacctaacatagatgcaaaaaagtttaatgaaatgttagatgctgcaaatcaaccaatttacagtggttgtaaaaaaggtctctctaaattgtcgttgggtgctaaaatgatgaatattaaaactaatcACAATCTACTTGAAAGTTGCATAGATGCATGGgctgtttaaagagtatttgccggaagacaatgtgtctgctgattcttattatgagattcagaaactggtttatagtatTGGGTTGCCGTCGGAGATGATAGACGTTTGCATCGACAattgcatgatctattggggagataatgagaagttagaagaatgtcaATTATGCAAAaagccacgattcaaaccgcaaggacgAAGAcataatagggtaccgtaccaaagaatgtggtacctaccaattacagacagattgaaaagattgtatcaatttgagcagactgctggagagatgagatggcatgctgagcatactcagacgaatggtgagatgactcatccatcaaatgcaagagcctggaaatattttaacaaagtacatccagaattcgctagcaatagccggaatgtgtattttggattatgcacagatagatttagtccatttggaatgtcatggagacaatattcattgtggccagtctttcttacgccatacaacttGCCActggagatgtgcatgcaacaggagtttctatttttgaccatattaatacctggtccgaaacATCCAAAAGGGTCTTTGGATGTTTTTCTACTACCACTGATAAAAGACTTGaaagatttgtggtcaacaggggtgaggacgtatgattgctcaacgaagacgaattttacgatgcgagcgatgcttttgtggaccataagtgactttcctgcctatgggatgttgtctggatggactataCATGggagattatcttgtccatattgtaatgtaatgacagatgcgtttcaactgaagaatggtaggaagacaagttggttcgattgtcaccgtcgatttcttcccattagCCATctgtaccgaagaaacaagaaattgtttaggcacaaaagggttgtgagagacactcctcctccatatttaactggaaaagaaattgaagcgcaaatcgattACTACGGAGCTCAAGAAACAGTTCGATGTGGTGGTAATTGGGCATGTTCCCGGTAACATGCCTGATTTTTATGGAGTCaacacaactggcacaagaagagtatattttgggagtattgGAATGATCTTCTtttgcgccacaacctcgatatttgattatatttttgtttttgtaaaaaataaagaatcgaAGCAATTTTGTAGCTAATTTACGTCTAATTAACGTGAAAACTGAAAATTGTTACCGAAGaatttaccatgaaagacacccagattcgtcgtaaatgtaCGTGTAAATAACGACGAAAGTGAGCGtctactttacgaggaaacaattacgtgtactttacgaaGAAACAAATTATGTATACTTTACAAGGTAATAatttacgtgtactttacgaggaaatggttTACGTGGCTGTCACGAGGAAACAATTTACGtgtcttttacgaggaaatagttacgtggcttttacgaggaaattgttgaagccactttacgacgaaatctttcctcgtaaatttacgacgaattagcgaggaaatttacGTTACGACAAACGTTTAACGACGAAATGGCTTTCGtagttatttcgtcgtaaacccgattttacgacgaattaactaCGAAAACCGCCGTCGTTAtaattgtgttttcttgtagtgcttaaACGGTTAAAAAGAACATAGACTCAATTGTTACCAATGGGCTAGGGAAAGGGTAgaccaacatttttttgatGAGAACTGATTTTGACTTGAATTTGATAGTTCATATAGtttatttgaaataattgttagtttaaaataaaataggtaCGGTAACAAAGTTCATGTAGGAAAAACACGACATAAATTTTTGAGGTTGAAATTGACTTTTTTGTTGGGTGGACGtagaaataatataatatttcattttatcaaaatgcatgttttaaaaacgtcaaaaagatatattttatattttatacttttttattaactaataatGATTGattgtaaaaaatttaaaaaaatagttacgTTTAATAATATGTATTGGTTCAGAAATATGAgaaatactctctccgtttctaaatgttacatattttagatttttaacacattttaataaaatacattaaatgtgtataattttgtgattattttaagccaataaaatctaataagtgaaattaagttttttgaaatttgcaattagttaataaaacatgcattaaaaataaaataaaatagatctttttgaatcaaaatatttctttagaatatgtaactttatgaaacggatggagtatataagtacaaaattttgtatttaatattaaaatttaatatgtttgattaatatgtaaaaaatctaaaacatttattatttgaaatagaaagaatatattttataaaaatttgggTATTGTTATGATTGTCCAAAGTTTTTAATTAaagtttgaaatatttatttaaacacTCACTACCTAGCAGCAGCCATCAAATGCTGAGATCGACCAAATGGGCACACAAAAATCTGGAAAAGGAcacttctgtttttatttttttaatgaattaataataaatcgaaaTTAAGCTGAAAATACTATAAAACCTAAAACTTTAACTTATTTACATATCCAACCAACCTACCCCACCCACTAACCCGACCCGCGTGCCCTTCCCGGATCCTTCCCCCTAAATCAAACTAAATCCCTAATTCCTCTTCCCCGACATAACCAACAGAAAAAAATTCACGATCTCTCCCCCTTCCCTCTATCTCATCTCACTAATCAAACTCTACCACAATCATCACGATCTCCCTCTATCTCATTTGTTTCTCTATTTCGTGTTACTCTTTGAAACACTATGGCTCCAAAGACTCGTTTCACCGAACAAACGAACAAAGAAGGTGcgccggagaagaagaagaagaatgagtcagtggtggagaagaagaaagctgcggtggagaagaagaaagctgaggcggaaaagaagaagaaagactctgtgataaagaaaaaacaagcaGCGGTGAAAAGGAGGAGAGAagccgttaaaaaaaaaagagatgcagagaaaaagaagattgaaaccgcagagaagaagaggaagcgaGACAGTGGTGTAGACGATGAGTCCTCGTCCAATCCAACCAAGCGGCCTCAGACCGCATCTTCACCAGAACATCAAGCCGATCCTGATCATTATCCGCCACTATCAACGGAGTTACCTTCGCAGGATGATAGAGAGGGTACGCCAAGCCCATCAGTTCCGATTGAGCCACAAAAATCACCTACTCAAACACCCAATGAGGCGGAGAATCCACTGCAAGCTCCAATAACTTCTACCAACAGAGAATCAGGCTCACCCGAGGCTGCCATTAACAATGACGGGCAAACGGTaaacaaatcaattaaaatggttttggaatttttatgataaaattggACTAACAAATAGGAACCGTGAGCAGATTGGATCTAACAACATAGATTCAAATTCACATGAGGCTGCTATTGGATCTGCTGCCATTGACAACGACGCTCCAAGAACGGTAAACAAGTCAACTTAAATGGTTCTAGAAATATTTATCATAGggtcgaaaaaaaaaataagtagtgATTATATAAGAAGtgtaactagtacaactaaaagAATGAAACTAGTTCAACTGGTAATAAAATGTTGTAAAACAGAATCAATggaactagtataactagtacaaccaCACTTCTTATAACTAATATAACTGGTATAACTATGAAAAGTATAATTAGTCTAACTAATACAACCGAGTATTAAATTACTAGTACAACTAAAAGAGTGAAAATGGTGCAACTGGTAATAATATGTTGTAAACAAATTCAGGATAactagtaaatttttttttataagtaatataactggtacaactacGCTTCTTATACGTAGTCTGACTAGTATAACTAGAGAAGTATTTTGTATAACTGTTTAATGagatggtgttgttgttgtataACTAGGCTTGCTGGTAGAActagtaatattatttttaatttaattagtgTAACTGGTACAACTAAGTGTTTATGTGTTGTATAACTCAGTTATTTATTCtttgtattttgtttgtatttttcaggtTGAGAGTGATGATATGACCGTAGAAGCTGACAGACCTGCTGGTTTTTTCTTCAATCCGAGCAACTATGGAAAGGGTTGCAAGCTCTCCTCAAGGTGCCATCAACACGATTTTCTGAACAAGACGATTGGTAAGTTGGATGCCTCAGAGAAGAGTTGGTTTCAGGAACATCCTCAGTTCAAGCATATATTCCACATGGATTGTACCTCAACAAGAAAAGTGATGGGATTGTGGATGTTGCTACTTCGTACTATGCATACAGAGAAGGGTCGACAAGCTTGGTTTGGGGTAAACGGTGTTCCAATTAGATACTCTATCAGGGAACATAGCCTCCTCTCTGGTTTATACTGCCACTCATATCCAGAAAACTATCAGAGCATAGGGAGACTGAAGTTTGCGAGAAAGTATTTTAAagtgaagaagacaaaggatgGGAAGGAAAAGGGTCTGCAAGTGACAGAAGCGGATGTTAAGGAGAAACTTCAGAAGATGAAATTTGATGGTAGTGGCGATCGTCTGAGGATGGCGGTTCTTTACTTTCTGGCTACAGTTTTAAGAGGAAGGTCCAAAGCAGGATACTTCATTGAGTATTTCCTTCTCCAAGCAGTAGAAGATTTGGAGTTTTGCACCGAATTTCCATGGGGCCGTTACACCTTTGATGATTGCATGAAGGAGATTTTTCATGTAAGGGATCATTTTCGTGATGGGATCCCAGAGCATGCACAGTGGGTATTTCCTGGGTTTATCAACCCTTTGGAGGTATATGAATAACATTTTTCATAAGCATATTTGTTATAATATAACTAAAGTGATTGTGTGAAATGATGTGCAGATATTAGCATTTGAATGTATCCCTGTCCTTAGGGAAAGATTCAGAGAGCCTGTTCCAAACTGTTTTGATGGTTGTCCAAGAATGTGCAAATGGAAGTTCAAGAGGACCGGAACAACAGGATTTCCACTTGACATGATTTATCGGACGCTAGGAAACACAAAGGTAAaagcttataatttttttaagtgttGTTTATGTCATTTTCTTCAAGTTCATAGTTAATTAAATGTGTAATTTGTTGTTGGTCATTTCAGGAGATTATCAGTGTTTTGGAACCAAAAGGAAATGAAGTAGACCTTTTGTATGAAATAATGGATGAAGGGACTTTTGAAGACTTGGAGCTGATAGATGATTCGGATACGCTAGACATAGCTGTTGACAGTTGGAACAAGATCCTAATGGAACCAGGGAAAAAAATCTTCTGGCCGGATCTATATGAGATGGATGTGAGAACCCGAGAGCAACAAGAGGAGGCAGGAGGCGAGGCAGGGGGCGAGGCAGGAGGCGAGGCAGGAGGAGAGGCAGGAGGCGAGGCAGGAGGCGAGGCAGGGGGTGAGGCAGGAGTTCAAACAGGGGGCGAAGCAGGTCGTGAGAGTTTAAGAGAATTAGAGTTGAAGTTGAACAAAAGAATGGATGATGGATTTGCATTGAGAGACGAAACAATTCGTCTTCTGGAAGCAAGAGTaaaggagttggaagaagaaaaaatccaGAGAGAAAGTTGGTCGTTCCAGGAGGGCGAGATGTATGGTGATAAGGAGGCTGAGATACTTGGTGATAAGGAGGGCGAGATGCATGGTGATAAGGAGGGTGAGATACATGGTGATAAGGATGGTGATGAGACTAACAAGGATGGTGATAAGGCTGATAAGGATGGTGATGATGAGCCTGATAAGGAGGGTGAGGATGGTGATAAGGCTGATAAGGATGGTGATGATGAGCCTGATAAGGAGGGCGAGGATGGTGATGAGGCTGACAAGGGTGATGAGGCTGAGAAGGATGGTGAGAAGCAGATTGAGGCAGAGGCTGACAAGGGTGATGAGGCTGAGAAGGATAGTGAGAAACAGATTGAGGCAGAGGCTGAGAAGGATGGTGAGAAACATATCGAGGTAGAGGCTGAGAAgttgatgcaaggtaagtcatGATAACatataacttcaaattttatttttaatgatgaTGATCTAAGTCAGGATGTATTTTTGTTCAATGTAGATACTGAAGATGGAGATGAGCAATCTACACTTCAAATTATGGCAGACACTGCAGAGAGATTTGAGAAGGCTGCTGCGGAAAAAGCTGTTGTGGACAAGACAGATGAGGTTGTAGATgatgatgctttggagaaggaAGGTGAGGTTAGAGTTGATGACGCTTTAGAGAACACAGCTTCGGTTGGAGATTCACAGGATCCTGCTGAGATGCCAAAGAGGGTGCCCAAGCGTTCTCATTTGTTGAGGTCTCCTTTTACGCCAAACTGATTTGGCTGAactatgttgttgtttttggaacttgtatgtgtttgttttaaaacctaaaacGGATGaacttgtatgtgtgtgtgttttaaaacctaaaacttgtatgtgtgtgtgttttaaaacCTAAATCCAAACTTGGTGGTTGAACAGGTTGCAATTACAGGTGGGAAGTAAAACAACATTACAGCATCAACTATgccaaaaaatatgaaagtagTATAACTAGAAAAACTAGTACACCTAGTGTTAAATTAAAAAGTGTAGGACTTATCTGGGAATCCACTTATTTGAAACTCATTATGCACACAaagttgttttagttttttagttGTACTGGTTTCTACAAAGTTGTACTAATTTATTAGTTATACTGGCTTGCACAAAGTTGTACTAGTTTATTAGTTATACTAGTTTGTACAGAGTTGTACTTTGGCAGTGAAACCTGAATATATTAGTTGTACCAAAGAGAAATACCATTATCTAAGTTGTACCACTCATTTATGTTAACATGTGTTTGCCCGGATACAATGAAATCATCACTATTGTGAAAATACTTGTCAtgtatgtttttcaaaaaatatgtggACAAATAtgttaacaaaccttaaaagtataaggtagatcaAGCAAACTTTTGTGATGGAGGTAGaaatccagaaaaaaaaaaaaaacaatacaaaacacaaagaaaccTATCCAAACACTTAAAATTAGAccatttgaatgttttattaatatgaaaaaacctaaaataatatttaaatttcagatcctccatagttgtactagttattcCAGTAGAACCTATTTTAGTAAACTAGACATAGTTGAACTAGTTATTCCAGTATaacttatttttagttttactaGTTGTACCAGTATAACAACACAAAAACATGAATGTTAGGTTTAATGAAGTTTTACCAATTGTACCTGTTGTACCTGACAGAAACAACACATTACATAAATAAGTTCTACAACACATAAATAAGTTTCATAACACATAAGTAAGACTCACAAGACTAAGCAAGTTCCATAACACATAAGTAAGACTCACAAGACATAAGCAAGTTCCATAACACATAAGTAAGACTCATTCATCAATTCCATCGCTTCCACTTTCATCGCTGTCAATTCCATCATTCTCACACACCAATGGTGgatacttcttctttttcttcctccGATATTCCCCAGCTGATGGAAATCTAGTTTCTTGTAGTcttcctttctttctttccacATGCGGAGGGTAGACAACCTGAGATAGGATTTCATCTGGAATTTCATAACTTTCCCATAATGAATGATGAGGCACTGGATATATTGTCTTGTAATATGCCAAAGTCCACTGCTCCATATAATaatacttagaacaatagtCTTCAGACATTTCTCCACGCGCGATGATCGCAGCCTGTGCATGCACACAAGGATACCGATCAATATCAAAACACTTGCACTGGCATGTTCCGTTGCCTAAATCAACATAATAACCTTGACCATCTTTGCCAATCACAGTGTACTGACGTTCAAATCTGTTTAGCTCCATCACCGTGAGCTTTTTTGCCTTCGGATAACTGTGATGCAATATCCCATGCACGTAGGGAATTAGTATCTGTCTCTCTGGAACGCGTAAAGATAAATCACGATATTTGTTAAACCATTCTACCATCTTCCCAATGATCACATCAAGCATTGGCAACAATGCATATTTCCTTGGTTCCTTTAAAACACCATTGATTGATTCAACAGTGTTGGTTGTATCTATGTTGTACCTTTCTCCCGGAAATTGACATCTTGCCCATTTGGTCTCATGAACACTCTCATCTAGATACTCAGCGGCTTGAGGCAACGTTCTCCTGAAATCATTGTAGCTTTTTCTGAACTCGACCTCTGTGTACATACCAGCAATTTTTCTAAACTTTCTGGCAACCCCTTTCTTGTTAACTTTGCTGCATGCTCCGGCAACATTATTAGACAAGTGAAAAATGCAATATCCATGGATCGCCATTGGGTACACCTCGTGCACCTTCTTGATGATGCATTGGTTTCTATCAGTACAAAAAACAAGCTGAGGATCATCTGGTATCAAAGTTTTCAGTATAGTCAAAAACCACTCCCAGCTCGCATTTTTCTCACCATCTACTACCGCAAAAGCGAggggataatgatgatgatctggATCCTGAGCAGTGGCAATGAGAAGCACTCCTCCATACACACCCTtcaggtgagttccatccattATTATCACTTTCCTCATTGCTTGAAACCCTTCGATGCAAGCTTTAAGCGCAAAGAACATATACTTAAACTGCTTCTTCTCATCCACTACTAATCTTGTGATGGTACCAGGATTCATTCTTTCTAACATGTACAAGTAAGATGGAAGTCTAGCAAAACTCTCCTGAGGGTTACCACGCAAATCACTGACAGCTTTGTGTTTCCCTCTCAAAGCTGTAGAATATGAAACCGTGACACCTAGTTTGTTCTTCACCAACTTTATGAGAGACTTTGGATCTGGAGTCTTGTATTGGCCTGGATAATCTTCATGCACCACTCCTGCGACCAAGCTTGGTGTTCCTCTTTTCCCCCTCTTGGTTACACTTCCCTCTCCCCGAGTACACGTATGCATCTTTCTATACGTTCTGACACTGAAAAAGGCTGAGTTTTTCAGCCTTGCAGCTCGTAAATACCATCTGCATCCAACCCCACGACATTTCAATACATAAACAGTACGATTCGTCTTGATTATATCAACCTCAAAACAATTCGAATGCACTCCTGCGTCCACTAAATTCCTCAGCTCTTCCTTAGTCGCAAATTCTTGATACAAACTCATATCAATACCATCATCCCACTCAGCATTGACAATTGTGTCTACAGATGGTGTAACAGCCGGCAACTCCTCCCTATCATTCATTTCATCACCCTCTTCATTGCAATCCTCATGCTCATACCTATCTGATTGTCTTGGAGGAACAATTGCTAACTCCTCATGATTATACCCATCTGATTGGTTTTGAGGAACAATTGCCAACTCCTCAACTCCAGCCATACCATCATTAGCTCTGGCATCAATCTGAATTTCCTCGTTCATAGAAAACTGCTCGTTACTCTGATTTTCTGAGATATTTTCGGAAAACTCCACATGCAAAACACTACGCCGGTTTTTCCTATCCACCTCCATTAAATATCCtaaaacatcttcatcatccaa
This region of Brassica napus cultivar Da-Ae chromosome C5, Da-Ae, whole genome shotgun sequence genomic DNA includes:
- the LOC125586941 gene encoding uncharacterized protein At3g43530-like, with the protein product MAPKTRFTEQTNKEGAPEKKKKNESVVEKKKAAVEKKKAEAEKKKKDSVIKKKQAAVKRRREAVKKKRDAEKKKIETAEKKRKRDSGVDDESSSNPTKRPQTASSPEHQADPDHYPPLSTELPSQDDREGTPSPSVPIEPQKSPTQTPNEAENPLQAPITSTNRESGSPEAAINNDGQTIGSNNIDSNSHEAAIGSAAIDNDAPRTVESDDMTVEADRPAGFFFNPSNYGKGCKLSSRCHQHDFLNKTIGKLDASEKSWFQEHPQFKHIFHMDCTSTRKVMGLWMLLLRTMHTEKGRQAWFGVNGVPIRYSIREHSLLSGLYCHSYPENYQSIGRLKFARKYFKVKKTKDGKEKGLQVTEADVKEKLQKMKFDGSGDRLRMAVLYFLATVLRGRSKAGYFIEYFLLQAVEDLEFCTEFPWGRYTFDDCMKEIFHVRDHFRDGIPEHAQWVFPGFINPLEILAFECIPVLRERFREPVPNCFDGCPRMCKWKFKRTGTTGFPLDMIYRTLGNTKEIISVLEPKGNEVDLLYEIMDEGTFEDLELIDDSDTLDIAVDSWNKILMEPGKKIFWPDLYEMDVRTREQQEEAGGEAGGEAGGEAGGEAGGEAGGEAGGEAGVQTGGEAGRESLRELELKLNKRMDDGFALRDETIRLLEARVKELEEEKIQRESWSFQEGEMYGDKEAEILGDKEGEMHGDKEGEIHGDKDGDETNKDGDKADKDGDDEPDKEGEDGDKADKDGDDEPDKEGEDGDEADKGDEAEKDGEKQIEAEADKGDEAEKDSEKQIEAEAEKDGEKHIEVEAEKLMQDTEDGDEQSTLQIMADTAERFEKAAAEKAVVDKTDEVVDDDALEKEGEVRVDDALENTASVGDSQDPAEMPKRVPKRSHLLRSPFTPN
- the LOC106438780 gene encoding uncharacterized protein LOC106438780, with protein sequence MDGTGAVVIHFDHGGDKNIYTLVMRGKYEEITYSRLVDRIGKKMNIDVAATKLQLSYYPLVVDNKRPCYILDDEDVLGYLMEVDRKNRRSVLHVEFSENISENQSNEQFSMNEEIQIDARANDGMAGVEELAIVPQNQSDGYNHEELAIVPPRQSDRYEHEDCNEEGDEMNDREELPAVTPSVDTIVNAEWDDGIDMSLYQEFATKEELRNLVDAGVHSNCFEVDIIKTNRTVYVLKCRGVGCRWYLRAARLKNSAFFSVRTYRKMHTCTRGEGSVTKRGKRGTPSLVAGVVHEDYPGQYKTPDPKSLIKLVKNKLGVTVSYSTALRGKHKAVSDLRGNPQESFARLPSYLYMLERMNPGTITRLVVDEKKQFKYMFFALKACIEGFQAMRKVIIMDGTHLKGVYGGVLLIATAQDPDHHHYPLAFAVVDGEKNASWEWFLTILKTLIPDDPQLVFCTDRNQCIIKKVHEVYPMAIHGYCIFHLSNNVAGACSKVNKKGVARKFRKIAGMYTEVEFRKSYNDFRRTLPQAAEYLDESVHETKWARCQFPGERYNIDTTNTVESINGVLKEPRKYALLPMLDVIIGKMVEWFNKYRDLSLRVPERQILIPYVHGILHHSYPKAKKLTVMELNRFERQYTVIGKDGQGYYVDLGNGTCQCKCFDIDRYPCVHAQAAIIARGEMSEDYCSKYYYMEQWTLAYYKTIYPVPHHSLWESYEIPDEILSQVVYPPHVERKKGRLQETRFPSAGEYRRKKKKKYPPLVCENDGIDSDESGSDGIDE